In Cicer arietinum cultivar CDC Frontier isolate Library 1 chromosome 1, Cicar.CDCFrontier_v2.0, whole genome shotgun sequence, one DNA window encodes the following:
- the LOC101510189 gene encoding polygalacturonase QRT3, with protein sequence MTRKSIVCSFLLGVSCFIVIGVYGENMLSRTISKGNYHDAIRGLHSFKTSLTRHDSIASTTSSSFSPSPSSQPTEGMNNPKEYHVTSYGADPTGTSDSTDAILAAIADAANGLSEEHLMEGIRNLGGAQINLEGGNYLISRSIKLPEAGVGNLMIHGGTIKASDNFPEEGYIIDLSPSSNSSSSSYNFEYITLKDLLLDSKYRGGGISVINSVRTNIENCYITHFTTNGILVKSGHETYIRNSFIGQHITAGGDQQERNFTGIGINLQGNDNAVTDVVIFSADIGILVTGQANTFSGIHCYNKATGFGGTGIYLQLPGLTQTRIVNSYMDYTSIVAEDPVQLHISSTFFLGDANIVFKSIHGVVNGVTIVDNMFSGSNQGVEIVHLDESNNSNFHEIDQVVVDRNIVRGMKLKATVAKMSMEGNGSLWNVDFNNILIFPNLIKNVQYSLSSVGTTFPNHALRNVSDNKVVIQTNEAVVANVFVTVDQSGVS encoded by the exons ATGACAAGAAAATCTATTGTATGTTCCTTTCTTCTTGGGGTATCTTGTTTCATTGTAATTGGTGTTTATGGTGAGAATATGCTTTCTAGGACAATTTCTAAGGGAAACTATCATGATGCAATACGTGGATTGCATTCATTTAAGACATCTTTAACAAGACATGACTCCATTGCTTCAACAACTTCATCATCCTTCTCACCTTCTCCTTCTTCTCAGCCAACTGAG GGTATGAACAATCCAAAAGAATACCATGTGACATCTTATGGTGCAGACCCAACAGGGACTTCAGATAGCACAGATGCAATACTTGCAGCCATAGCAGATGCAGCAAATGGTCTAAGTGAAGAACATTTGATGGAAGGCATAAGAAACCTTGGAGGTGCACAGATCAATCTTGAAGGTGGAAATTACTTGATCAGCAGGTCAATCAAGTTGCCGGAAGCCGGTGTTGGAAACCTCATG ATACATGGTGGAACAATAAAAGCCTCAGATAATTTTCCTGAAGAAGGGTACATTATTGATTTATCACCCTCATCAAATTCATCTTCATCATCCTACAATTTTGAGTACATAACTCTGAAAGACCTGTTATTGGATTCAAAGTATAGAGGAGGAGGAATTTCAGTAATAAATTCAGTTAGAACAAACATAGAGAATTGTTACATTACACATTTCACAACAAATGGAATATTAGTAAAAAGTGGACATGAAACATACATCAGAAACTCATTCATTGGTCAGCATATTACAGCCGGCGGCGATCAACAAGAAAGAAACTTCACAGGCATAGGAATAAACCTTCAAGGTAATGATAATGCTGTCACAGATGTTGTGATTTTCTCTGCTGATATTGGAATCTTGGTTACTGGTCAAGCCAACACATTTTCTGGTATACATTGTTACAATAAAGCCACTGGTTTTGGTGGCACTGGAATTTATTTGCAACTTCCTGGTTTAACTCAAACAAGGATTGTGAATTCTTATATGGATTACACAAGCATTGTTGCTGAAGATCCTGTTCAacttcatatttcaagtacctTCTTCCTTGGTGATGCTAATATTGTCTTCAAATCTATCCATGGTGTTGTTAACGGTGTTACTATTGTTGATAACATGTTCTCTGGTTCAAATCAAGGTGTTGAAATTGTTCATTTGGATGAATCAAATAACAGTAATTTTCATGAAATAGATCAAGTTGTTGTTGATAGGAACATTGTAAGGGGAATGAAATTAAAGGCTACAGTTGCAAAAATGAGTATGGAAGGGAATGGAAGTTTATGGAATGTTGATTTTAATAACATTCTTATATTTCCTAATCTTATTAAAAATGTTCAGTACTCATTAAGTTCTGTAGGAACTACTTTTCCTAATCATGCTTTGAGGAATGTTTCGGATAATAAAGTTGTGATTCAAACCAATGAAGCTGTTGTTGCTAATGTTTTTGTCACGGTGGATCAAAGCGGGGTGAGTTGA